In one window of Escherichia coli DSM 30083 = JCM 1649 = ATCC 11775 DNA:
- the ispA gene encoding (2E,6E)-farnesyl diphosphate synthase, with protein sequence MDFPQQLEACVKQANQALSRFIAPLPFQNTPVVETMQYGALLGGKRLRPFLVYATGHMFGVSTNTLDAPAAAVECIHAYSLIHDDLPAMDDDDLRRGLPTCHVKFGEANAILAGDALQTLAFSILSDADMPEVSDRDRISMISELASASGIAGMCGGQALDLDAEGKRVPLDALERIHRHKTGALIRAAVRLGALSAGDKGRRALPVLDKYAESIGLAFQVQDDILDVVGDTATLGKRQGADQQLGKSTYPALLGLEQARKKARDLIDDARQSLKQLAEQSLDTSALEALADYIIQRNK encoded by the coding sequence ATGGACTTTCCGCAGCAACTCGAAGCCTGCGTTAAGCAGGCCAACCAGGCGCTGAGCCGTTTTATCGCCCCACTGCCCTTTCAGAACACTCCCGTGGTCGAAACCATGCAGTATGGCGCATTATTAGGTGGTAAGCGCCTGCGACCTTTCCTGGTTTATGCCACTGGTCATATGTTCGGCGTTAGCACAAACACACTGGACGCACCCGCTGCCGCCGTAGAGTGTATCCACGCTTACTCATTAATTCATGATGATTTACCGGCGATGGATGATGACGATCTGCGTCGCGGTTTGCCGACCTGCCATGTGAAGTTTGGCGAAGCAAACGCGATTCTCGCTGGCGATGCTTTACAAACGCTGGCGTTCTCGATTTTAAGCGATGCAGATATGCCGGAAGTGTCGGATCGCGACAGAATTTCGATGATTTCTGAACTGGCGAGCGCCAGCGGTATTGCCGGAATGTGCGGTGGTCAGGCATTAGATTTAGACGCGGAAGGCAAACGCGTACCTCTGGACGCGCTTGAGCGTATACATCGTCATAAAACTGGCGCATTGATTCGCGCCGCCGTTCGCCTTGGTGCATTAAGCGCCGGAGATAAAGGGCGTCGTGCTCTGCCAGTACTCGACAAGTACGCAGAGAGCATCGGCCTTGCCTTCCAGGTTCAGGATGACATCCTGGATGTGGTAGGAGATACTGCAACGTTGGGAAAACGCCAGGGTGCCGATCAGCAACTTGGTAAAAGTACCTACCCTGCACTTCTGGGTCTTGAGCAAGCCCGGAAGAAAGCCCGGGATCTGATCGACGATGCCCGTCAGTCGCTGAAACAACTGGCTGAACAGTCACTCGATACCTCGGCACTGGAAGCGCTAGCGGACTACATCATCCAGCGTAATAAATAA
- the xseB gene encoding exodeoxyribonuclease VII small subunit — MPKKNEAPASFEKALSELEQIVTRLESGDLPLEEALNEFERGVQLARQGQAKLQQAEQRVQILLSDNEDASLTPFTPDNE, encoded by the coding sequence ATGCCGAAGAAAAATGAGGCTCCCGCCAGCTTTGAAAAGGCGCTGAGCGAGCTGGAACAGATTGTAACCCGTCTGGAAAGTGGCGACCTGCCGCTGGAAGAGGCGCTGAACGAGTTCGAACGCGGCGTGCAGCTGGCACGTCAGGGGCAGGCCAAATTACAACAAGCCGAACAGCGCGTACAAATTCTGCTGTCTGACAATGAAGACGCCTCTCTAACCCCTTTTACACCGGACAATGAGTAA